The following are from one region of the Fibrobacter sp. UWR3 genome:
- a CDS encoding RNA-binding domain-containing protein encodes MLLEKMISKGENSKVEFKSSFNQETIESVCAFANKKGGTIFVGLKSLTKVHGVQIGEESVQNWLNEIKSKTEPEQIPDVELIEYKGKKLVALIVRESAIKPVSVQGRCFMRHENSNHLMSPSEIGDCTLQTQNSSWDYVLDESGRMDDISLRKVKQSIERINRRGYHLPMDPVDFLRKNRLLRDGKLTFAAEMLFAKDWHINTAVQMGFFQTPTIIKDRDEAHGDLVSQVDHIFEFVKKHINCAVVITGKPENDLVWDYPLDALREIILNMIVHRDYRSPSESCVKVFSDYIEFFNPGILPGDISVDDLVHNRYLSTLRNKAIANHFHLLGEIEKYGSGVTRVIQLFRDAGLQEPKFEILGGGLKVTVSSKKVADKVADKVADKVADKPEKQSPARARLLSFVKQNPGCSIGDMMNATGFSDSYVRKNLSILAKEGEVEHRGSRKTGGYYAE; translated from the coding sequence ATGCTGCTTGAAAAAATGATTTCCAAGGGCGAAAACAGTAAGGTTGAGTTCAAATCGTCCTTTAATCAAGAGACGATAGAATCTGTCTGTGCCTTTGCGAATAAAAAAGGCGGCACCATATTTGTCGGGTTAAAATCGCTAACGAAAGTACATGGTGTGCAAATTGGCGAAGAAAGTGTGCAGAACTGGCTGAATGAAATAAAAAGTAAGACCGAGCCCGAGCAAATACCTGATGTTGAGCTGATTGAGTATAAGGGCAAAAAGTTGGTCGCCTTAATTGTTCGTGAAAGCGCAATTAAGCCCGTGTCTGTTCAGGGGCGTTGCTTTATGCGTCATGAGAATAGCAACCATCTGATGTCTCCGTCTGAAATTGGCGACTGTACCTTGCAAACGCAGAACTCTAGCTGGGATTATGTCCTTGATGAATCTGGGAGAATGGACGACATATCGTTAAGGAAGGTCAAGCAAAGCATTGAACGCATAAACCGCCGTGGCTACCATTTGCCCATGGATCCGGTTGATTTTTTGCGGAAAAATCGCCTGTTGCGTGATGGAAAACTGACGTTTGCTGCGGAAATGCTCTTTGCCAAGGACTGGCATATAAATACCGCAGTACAGATGGGTTTCTTCCAGACACCGACGATAATCAAGGATAGGGATGAGGCCCATGGCGACCTGGTGAGTCAGGTAGATCATATTTTTGAATTTGTAAAAAAACATATCAATTGTGCTGTCGTAATAACAGGTAAACCTGAAAACGACTTGGTTTGGGACTATCCGTTAGACGCTCTGCGTGAAATAATCTTGAATATGATAGTCCATAGGGATTATCGTTCTCCGTCTGAATCTTGTGTGAAGGTGTTTTCGGATTATATTGAGTTCTTTAATCCTGGAATACTTCCTGGAGATATAAGCGTTGACGATTTAGTGCACAACCGTTATCTTTCAACACTCCGTAATAAGGCTATAGCTAATCATTTTCACTTGCTTGGAGAAATTGAAAAATATGGCTCGGGCGTTACTCGCGTTATTCAGTTGTTCCGTGATGCAGGCTTGCAGGAGCCGAAGTTCGAAATTTTAGGAGGAGGTCTCAAAGTGACTGTATCCTCAAAAAAAGTAGCGGATAAAGTAGCGGATAAAGTGGCGGATAAAGTGGCGGATAAACCTGAGAAACAATCTCCTGCCAGAGCCCGTCTGTTGTCATTCGTTAAGCAAAATCCTGGTTGCAGTATAGGAGACATGATGAATGCAACAGGTTTTTCTGATAGTTATGTTCGGAAAAATTTGAGTATTCTTGCTAAAGAAGGCGAAGTGGAGCATCGGGGAAGTCGAAAAACCGGTGGGTATTATGCAGAATAA